One part of the Mya arenaria isolate MELC-2E11 chromosome 3, ASM2691426v1 genome encodes these proteins:
- the LOC128226715 gene encoding RNA-binding protein 41-like yields MPGGSINGRPLRESRDSYSKTGIPCGNPKRFHSQDVVRMEAGMRSRSQPIDGPLEEIETEGQRQLKALLHKQLDTDVSIPQQLSRKREFSHGAEFTPVTEELVGVRSLSEVRSLGDVDSYIEEMKGYGLTHEEILYKLRADDGGKEQKKSRLSNPEYHGARLKEIDEKISKKKQLLDQADTFASVKPISRHEMDLEKAISGGNAQNKFLHTALVTQRQTCTSTSNTVMDDIPEILESISSKPVYRHLRKNKTNRHAYKADCTLECCRPVQSTCEKCEKIRNENCVFGDSSHERDVGICSHMQAFATCMEKPDSYVSVPEPLETEKPKVKVHTKSSSYVVKFNTSDACKLSQSGSDSNTKREDTFREIEQVEQVPEHVIRKYKLSDDEVKNIPRFQNYSPGEPNNVLFVKNLSPRATEEDLASLFVGFQTQPCSIVFKLLTGKMKGQAFVTFQDTETATKALDLVHGYMFKEKPVIIQYGKKQQ; encoded by the exons tgGGAATCCGAAACGTTTCCACAGCCAGGATGTTGTGCGGATGGAGGCAGGGATGCGGTCCCGATCGCAACCCATTGACGGCCCCCTGGAAGAGATTGAAACCGAGGGTCAGAGACAATTGAAGGCCCTGCTCCATAAACAACTGGATACTGATGTATCAATACCACA gcAGCTGAGCAGAAAGCGTGAGTTTTCCCACGGGGCGGAGTTTACTCCAGTCACAGAGGAGCTTGTGGGGGTTCGGAGCCTCTCTGAGGTCCGCAGTTTGGGTGATGTAGATTCTTACATTGAGGAGATGAAGGGCTATGGCCTCACACATGAGGAAATATTGTACAAGCTGAGAGCAGATGATGGAGGGAAG GAGCAGAAGAAAAGTCGCCTAAGCAACCCTGAGTACCATGGAGCTCGTCTCAAAGAAATCGATGAGAAAATATCCAAGAAAAAACAGCTTCTAGACCAGGCCGATACATTTGCAAGTGTGAAACCAATATCAAG acaTGAAATGGACCTTGAAAAGGCGATATCAGGTGgaaatgcacaaaacaaattCCTGCACACTGCCCTGGTGACTCAAAGGCAGACATGTACATCCACTAGTAACACCGTCATGGATGATATACCAGAAATACTGGAGAGTATTTCATCTAAGCCTGTTTACAGGCATCTCAGGAAAAACAAAACTAACAGACATGCATATAAGGCAGATTGCACATTGGAATGTTGCAGACCCGTTCAAAGCACCTGTGAGAAATGTGAAAAGATCCGAAatgaaaattgtgtttttgGTGATAGTTCCCATGAACGAGATGTTGGTATCTGTTCTCATATGCAAGCATTCGCAACCTGCATGGAAAAACCTGACAGTTATGTTTCGGTCCCAGAACCCTTAGAAACTGAGAAACCAAAGGTGAAAGTTCATACAAAATCTAGCAGCTATGTTGTTAAATTCAACACTTCTGATGCATGTAAGCTCTCACAGTCTGGTAGTGATTCTAATACAAAGCGTGAGGATACTTTTAGGGAAATTGAGCAGGTGGAGCAAGTTCCTGAACATGTCATACGGAAGTACAAACTGTCTGATGATGAGGTGAAAAATATTCCCAGGTTCCAGAATTACTCTCCTGGAGAACCAAACAAT GTCCTTTTTGTGAAGAATCTGTCACCAAGAGCTACTGAGGAAGACCTAGCCTCGTTATTTGTTGGTTTCCAGACCCAGCCCTGCAGTATTGTCTTCAAACTTCTCACTGGCAAGATGAAGGGACAGGCCTTTGTCACTTTTCAAG ACACAGAGACAGCCACTAAAGCCTTGGATCTGGTCCATGGTTATATGTtcaaggaaaaaccagtcatcATACAGTACGGCAAGAAACAACAatag
- the LOC128226713 gene encoding CWF19-like protein 2 yields MNFESVSEIEKRREDLRRARHLHLEKAKKDYEKEEKKKERAKARGEDTWMLASVNQRLEQEQMSLKKTKKKKDKKKSKKKKRRQSSSSSDSESDSEEEKRKKRSKKKKKRRKDSSSSSSNSDEASQWVEKSASEDSKSETSAVRGPKLERDSWMSAPIDLFASVTRQDLMNRQKKEKEEQDRVKNLLDKPGTHAKEMNPYWKDGGTGLPDEKPEGKKERIEGKERVGDAGLSWLQKSYERCVEQAKEEGRSLEELAAERWGSLEKIQSMIRDAEIAKFGRPRTGDQRKRFMKPTDSDNISDSRNSKSSSSGYNRKRSKSPERSRFQRPRSNSRERRDTSRSREKRRSRSRSRERRSRSRDRRSRSRERYRSRDYRSSTSSSLKGRFMKPGDLDNGDKRREASSSSNSKAPSWRKKEFQKPDEDKEEVKRENVDTPRERRRERRKSSSSSDSSSDSSSESTSEDERSKRKSPAKKQPPSRILTEKEMNDLGAKIVKAEILGNEELAAKLKAQLESAREAKKTAPQGQVRVGGQDEEEEEVVTLTRTGRSGMARPVSEGEFPVESGGRRRRKKQTVETHTGKQGERTKYFDDDDKHDLKSLVEREKLGTAEDQNQMFARLAGRASERTDDDFQMDDLILSKADRKQSEAVQEQRDRAAAIFEHKKMGTAMDKCNFCFGKVSKHLIIAIGQKVYLSLPPHQSLTEGHCLIVPMQHVTSSTVVDEDVWSEIQLFRKTLTRMFTEKDEDVVFMETSMRLKHFPHMCIECVPIEKEVGDMAPIYFKKAIQDSESEWSQNKKVIELRHKDIRHSVPKGFPYFAVDFGNEGGFAHVIEDEQKFPHYFGREIIGGMVDADHRLWKKPPRENFDDQRRKVMKFSEMWKPYDWTQNIDKKVNEDSSSSSSDD; encoded by the exons GCTAAAAAAGACTATGAGAAAGAGGAAAAGAAGAAAGAGCGTGCGAAGGCTCGAGGGGAGGACACATGGATGCTTGCCTCTGTAAACCAGCGACTCGAACAAGAGCAAATG AGtttgaagaaaacaaagaagaaaaaggATAAGAAGAAATCCAAGAAAAAGAAGAGAAGACAGTCAAGTAGTTCCTCTGACTCAGAATCA GACTCAGAGGAGGAGAAGAGAAAAAAGAGGAgcaagaaaaagaagaaaagaaggaAGGACAGTAGCAGCAGCTCGTCCAATTCT GATGAAGCTTCCCAGTGGGTGGAGAAATCTGCTTCAGAAGACTCCAAATCTGAAACTTCAGCTGTCAGAGGACCAAAGCTTGAG CGTGACAGCTGGATGTCAGCCCCAATAGATTTGTTTGCGTCAGTAACAAGGCAGGACCTTATGAACCGCCAGAAGAAGGAGAAGGAGGAACAGGACCGAGTCAAGAACCTGCTTGACAAG CCTGGTACCCATGCCAAAGAGATGAACCCATACTGGAAGGATGGAGGTACCGGCTTGCCGGATGAGAAACCTGAGGGGAAGAAGGAACGAATAGAAGGCAAGGAGAGGGTCGGGGATGCAGGGTTGTCATGGTTACAAAAGTCATATGAGAGGTGTGTTGAACAGGCAAAGGAGGAGGGACGGTCACTGGAAGAGCTGGCAGCTGAGCGATGGGGG AGCCTTGAAAAGATACAGAGTATGATACGTGATGCTGAAATTGCAAAATTTGGCCGTCCTAGGACAGGTGACCAAAGAAAGAGGTTTATGAAACCGACAGACTCTGATAACATCAGTGATTCGAGAAACTCAAAATCATCTAGTTCAGGCTATAATAGAAAAAGGTCAAAGAGTCCTGAAAGGTCAAGGTttcaaaggccaaggtcaaaTTCACGGGAAAGAAGGGACACATCAAGATCTAGAGAAAAGAGACGTTCACGATCAAGGTCAAGAGAAAGAAGGTCAAGAAGTAGGGAtcgtaggtcaaggtcacgagAGAGATACAGGTCAAGAGATTATAGGTCATCTACAAGTAGTTCATTAAAAGGGAGATTTATGAAACCTGGAGATTTGGATAATGGTGATAAAAGAAGGGAAGCCTCCAGCAGTTCCAACAGCAAAGCACCGTCTTGGAGGAAGAAAGAATTTCAGAAACCTGACGAGGATAAGGAAGAAGTAAAAAGAGAAAATGTTGACACCCCTCGTGAAAGAAGACGAGAAAGAAGAAAGTCGTCATCTTCATCAGATTCCTCTTCAG ACTCCAGCAGTGAAAGCACTAGTGAAGATGAAAGAAGTAAGAGGAAGTCTCCCGCCAAGAAGCAGCCACCGTCCCGAATCCTTACAGAGAAGGAGATGAATGACCTTGGGGCAAAGATTGTCAAGGCTGAAATCTTGGGAAATGAG GAGCTAGCAGCCAAGCTCAAAGCCCAGTTGGAATCAGCTAGAGAGGCAAAGAAGACAGCTCCTCAAGGTCAGGTTCGGGTTGGTGGACaggatgaggaggaggaggaggtaGTGACTTTGACCCGCACAGGAAGGTCAGGCATGGCAAGACCTGTGTCAGAGGGAGAATTCCCAGTCGAATCCGGTGGTCGCCGACGCAGGAAGAAACAAACA GTGGAGACCCACACGGGCAAACAGGGAGAGAGAACTAAATactttgatgatgatgacaagCACGATCTCAAGTCTCTT GTCGAGAGAGAGAAGTTGGGTACGGCTGAAGATCAGAACCAGATGTTTGCTCGCCTTGCTGGCAGG GCTTCAGAGCGTACAGATGATGACTTCCAGATGGACGACCTTATCCTCAGCAAGGCAGATAGGAAACAGTCAGAGGCTGTACAGGAACAGAGGGATAGAGCAGCTGCTATATTTG aACACAAAAAGATGGGAACTGCAATGGATAAGTGCAATTTCTGCTTTGGGAAGGTTTCGAAGCATTTAATCATTGCTATAGGACAAAAG GTTTACCTGAGCCTGCCTCCCCACCAGTCTCTGACTGAGGGCCACTGCCTTATTGTACCCATGCAACATGTCACATCCAGCACTGTGGTGGATGAGGATGTCTGGAGTGAAATACAG tTGTTCCGGAAGACGCTGACCCGAATGTTTACAGAGAAGGATGAAGATGTTGTGTTTATGGAGACGAGTATGAGGCTGAAACACTTTCCCCACATGTGTATAGAGTGTGTCCCTATAGAGAAGGAGGTGGGAGATATGGCACCCATTTACTTCAAG aaAGCCATACAAGACAGCGAGAGTGAGTGGTCACAGAACAAAAAAGTCATAGAACTCCGCCACAAGGACATCAGACATTCT GTACCTAAAGGATTCCCCTACTTCGCTGTAGATTTTGGAAATGAAGGAGGCTTTGCACATGTGATAGAGGACGAACAGAAATTTCCTCACTACTTTGGCAGG GAAATAATTGGTGGGATGGTGGACGCTGACCATAGGCTCTGGAAGAAACCTCCTCGTGAGAACTTTGACGACCAGCGGAGGAAAGTGATGAAATTTTCAGAGATGTGGAAACCTTACGACTGGACTCAAAATATAGACAAGAAAGTGAATGAAGACtctagtagcagcagcagtgaTGATTGA